A genomic segment from Clostridia bacterium encodes:
- a CDS encoding DUF1659 domain-containing protein codes for MALESRAYPSTLQLVYDMGTDEDGKKISRRRSYTNVKSEAADQDLFDVALAIAGLQTNVVNQVLVNEKTELVNI; via the coding sequence ATGGCCTTAGAAAGTAGAGCATATCCTAGCACCCTGCAGTTGGTGTATGACATGGGGACGGATGAGGATGGCAAAAAGATATCCCGAAGGCGTTCCTATACCAATGTCAAATCCGAAGCTGCTGACCAGGATCTATTCGACGTTGCATTAGCTATTGCTGGCTTGCAGACTAATGTTGTCAATCAGGTTCTCGTTAACGAAAAGACCGAACTCGTTAACATTTAA